A genomic stretch from Candidatus Thiothrix anitrata includes:
- a CDS encoding alpha-2-macroglobulin family protein, with amino-acid sequence MTTLPPLFRALLVLLLLSGSAALTGCADDAPSTTAQATTAAPDAAAQERTRVLTELFSQRPPSVQRRNKPLTIGFRQAVISDDKIGSDAAAYLKFTPSVAGKAQFDTASSIVFVPDTALASGQDYTVSVKPAGLLNVPADTQPVEFTFKTAPMELDIQIQGLDPVADQPNQMQLEGKVFTSDYVEAAAVEKILQATSQQKPLSIGWEHNDNGTEHRFVVVNIPRETFGTDLQLSWDGNSLSAQNTGSSGTRDFKIASQATFSITRIDTTHTNAEGKPHVNVSFSDALDSQQDLKGLVQLGSGEVNTQIIGNRLLVYPVSELGAGEHKLILQAGIKAASTTLGKLAERTEQTITLEPPKPAVRFVGKGSILPEGQNMTIPLEARGVNAVQITAMEVFPENVEQFLQVNGLDGERELERVGRYVWRKTIPLTAANPNQWNRYSIDASDLFKAKPGTLYRLALSVDRRHSLFPCPVGTPAPQVSDKPLASAEDDNGTETSGWDGIEEYTLTSEDYDWDKREDACTDSYFHHSDEVKAEQNFVASNLGLIAKQNGNGKLHIIATDLRTATAVAGVNLSLRNFQGQILASATSNGDGFAEITTPNTAFLLVAEKAGDRAYLKLNGNSALETSQFDVGGETVQKGLKGVLYGERGVWRPGDDIHLTFVLQDRAKTLPANHPVTVQLFDPTGKLKQTVTNKQPTGAFYPFTLKTAESDPTGDWLVKAVLGSSTFDKTLKIETVRPNRLKVDLNYGVTALHGYRDLPQATLFGQWLHGGTASKLKADVSVKLREKTTEFTRFADYAFDDPTRKLDSAEQQLLEGYLDEQGYLRFSKGFQPEKPAPGMLSAWFTSRVHESGGGFSISKQEIDYHPFQHYVGIKLPKGDAERDMLLTDTEHTVSIGSLNADGQEVSLPQIEVTLYKIEWKWWWDKTPDSLAEYADSSHSSKLQQSIVSTTNGKGEWKFQIRYPEWGRYLIRACDLQGKHCTGKTLYVDWPGWAGRAQQEGSGAAAMLRFSSDKTSYQVGETAQIQLPEAQAGRALFSVETSSQILEQRWIDFDGKRTQIPLPITANMAPNAYVSVTLLQAHQNKQNDRPIRLYGIIPLLIEDPATKLQPVLKAAEEWQPESTQTFSITEQSGRAMDYTLAVVDEGLLGLTRFSAPDLHKTFYRKEALGIKTWDLFDSVIGAYSGNLERILAIGGGDEAQIDDAANKPKRFPPVVRFLGAFHLEAGQTKEHSVELPSYLGAVRIMAVASDGTAYGKAEQPVFVRQPLMLLSSLPRTLKVGERIEVPLTLFVSDPAVKSVQVKLEADSAFASVGPALTIPFTQTGEKVVTLFLKAGDKPMQGKLKFTATSGKLSSSHEVNLQVQAPNLPSLRTVNTTLEPKADWKETITPHGMVGTNQSTLELSSLPNLNLAQHLDYLVNYPHGCLEQTTSSVFPQLYLPKLLKLDSERQKQVEHHIKRAIAKLGDFQSSNGNLMYWPGSTEVNDWASIYTGHFLIEAQKQGYSVPLGLLTAWQAYQAKQAQDWTAGSGEDTSSTQAYRLYVLATAGKPQLGAMNRLRESGKANPQARWLLAAGYLLAGQAEAAQQTTQGLVATELNTALSEQTFSQKLGQLGLQLETLLALKKVQDAELVVQQIAAELGAGTNHNTHDLSWALLSVAHYLSSSQQPLAVQYTLDQGTAMPLNSAQPLLSQLLNAQDAAFQLALRNDGDRKLYASVTQRGTAPAGNEQAEAQGIDLQATLLDKQGNTVWDTTTATGTSTLPLQQGQDYDLTVIVTNPGTAAIKHVALSTLLPSGMEIGTASTDKPAGITHQDVRDDRVLSYFDLAAGETKTVSVKLNAAFLGEFYFPAISGEAMYQPAVRARTADLAVKIMKVVPVAATEPLTP; translated from the coding sequence ATGACAACACTTCCACCCCTGTTCCGCGCCCTCCTTGTCTTGTTGCTGCTCTCTGGTAGTGCTGCTTTGACAGGTTGCGCTGACGATGCCCCTAGCACCACGGCACAAGCCACGACAGCCGCACCCGATGCTGCGGCGCAAGAGCGTACCCGCGTACTGACCGAGTTATTCAGCCAACGCCCTCCTAGTGTGCAACGACGTAACAAACCGTTGACGATTGGTTTCCGTCAAGCGGTCATTAGCGACGATAAAATTGGCAGCGATGCGGCTGCTTATCTCAAGTTTACCCCCAGTGTGGCGGGCAAAGCGCAATTTGATACTGCTAGCAGCATCGTGTTTGTCCCCGATACCGCCCTAGCTTCTGGGCAAGACTACACCGTCAGCGTCAAACCTGCGGGTTTGCTGAATGTCCCTGCTGATACCCAACCGGTTGAATTTACGTTTAAAACTGCCCCGATGGAGCTGGATATTCAAATTCAAGGCTTAGACCCGGTAGCCGACCAACCCAATCAAATGCAATTGGAAGGCAAAGTATTTACGTCTGATTATGTGGAAGCCGCTGCCGTAGAAAAAATCCTGCAAGCCACTTCACAACAAAAGCCGTTGAGCATCGGGTGGGAACACAATGATAACGGTACCGAGCACCGTTTTGTGGTGGTCAATATTCCGCGTGAAACCTTCGGCACCGACTTACAGCTAAGCTGGGACGGCAACAGCCTTAGTGCACAAAATACTGGCAGCAGTGGCACGCGGGATTTCAAGATCGCCAGTCAGGCAACCTTTAGCATTACCCGCATTGACACCACCCACACCAATGCAGAAGGCAAACCGCACGTTAACGTGAGTTTTTCCGACGCACTCGATTCTCAACAAGACCTCAAAGGCTTGGTGCAACTGGGCAGCGGCGAAGTCAACACCCAAATTATCGGTAATCGTCTACTGGTTTACCCGGTGAGCGAATTGGGGGCTGGCGAACACAAATTAATCCTGCAAGCTGGTATCAAAGCCGCTTCCACCACTTTGGGCAAACTCGCCGAACGCACCGAGCAAACCATTACCCTCGAACCGCCCAAACCCGCCGTGCGCTTCGTTGGCAAAGGCAGTATCTTGCCAGAAGGCCAAAATATGACCATTCCGCTGGAAGCACGCGGCGTAAATGCGGTGCAAATTACCGCGATGGAAGTATTCCCCGAAAACGTTGAGCAATTCCTGCAAGTCAACGGCTTGGACGGCGAGCGCGAATTGGAGCGCGTCGGGCGTTACGTGTGGCGTAAAACCATCCCACTGACTGCCGCTAATCCTAACCAGTGGAATCGTTACAGCATTGATGCCAGCGATCTGTTTAAAGCCAAACCGGGCACGCTGTACCGCTTGGCATTGTCGGTTGACCGCCGCCATTCGCTGTTCCCCTGCCCGGTGGGAACCCCCGCGCCGCAAGTCAGCGATAAACCATTGGCAAGTGCCGAAGACGACAACGGCACTGAAACCAGCGGCTGGGACGGCATTGAGGAATACACCCTCACCAGCGAAGATTACGACTGGGATAAGCGCGAAGATGCTTGCACCGACAGCTATTTTCACCACAGTGACGAAGTAAAAGCGGAACAGAATTTTGTCGCCAGCAATCTCGGCCTGATAGCCAAACAAAACGGCAACGGCAAGCTACACATTATCGCGACCGATCTGCGCACTGCCACAGCGGTGGCAGGTGTGAACCTGAGTTTGCGTAATTTCCAAGGGCAAATCTTGGCGAGTGCCACCAGCAATGGCGATGGTTTCGCGGAAATTACCACCCCCAACACAGCGTTTTTATTGGTAGCGGAAAAAGCAGGCGACCGCGCTTACCTCAAGCTCAATGGCAATAGTGCACTCGAAACCAGCCAGTTCGATGTCGGCGGTGAAACCGTGCAAAAAGGCTTGAAAGGCGTGCTGTACGGCGAACGCGGCGTATGGCGACCCGGTGATGACATTCACCTCACGTTCGTCTTGCAAGACCGCGCCAAAACCTTGCCCGCAAATCATCCGGTTACGGTGCAATTGTTTGACCCGACCGGCAAACTCAAGCAAACCGTCACCAACAAACAACCGACGGGCGCGTTTTATCCCTTTACCCTGAAAACGGCGGAAAGCGACCCGACCGGCGACTGGTTGGTGAAAGCGGTACTTGGCAGCAGCACCTTCGACAAAACCCTGAAAATCGAAACCGTGCGCCCCAACCGTTTGAAAGTCGATCTGAATTACGGTGTGACGGCATTGCACGGCTACCGCGATTTGCCGCAAGCCACCTTGTTTGGGCAATGGTTGCACGGCGGTACGGCTAGCAAGTTGAAAGCCGACGTCAGCGTCAAGTTACGCGAAAAAACCACCGAATTTACCCGTTTTGCCGATTACGCTTTCGACGACCCGACCCGCAAGCTGGACAGTGCAGAACAGCAATTGTTGGAAGGTTATCTGGACGAACAAGGCTATTTGCGTTTCAGCAAGGGTTTCCAGCCAGAAAAACCCGCGCCGGGAATGTTAAGCGCGTGGTTTACCAGCCGTGTGCATGAATCAGGTGGCGGTTTCAGCATCAGCAAACAGGAAATCGACTACCACCCATTCCAGCATTACGTCGGTATCAAATTACCCAAAGGTGATGCCGAACGCGACATGTTGCTGACCGACACCGAACACACCGTTTCCATCGGTAGCCTCAATGCGGATGGGCAAGAGGTTTCCTTACCGCAGATCGAAGTCACCCTCTATAAAATCGAGTGGAAATGGTGGTGGGACAAAACCCCGGATTCGTTGGCTGAATACGCCGATTCCAGCCACAGCAGCAAATTGCAGCAATCCATCGTCAGCACTACTAACGGCAAGGGCGAATGGAAATTCCAGATCAGATACCCGGAATGGGGGCGTTATTTGATCCGTGCTTGCGACTTGCAGGGCAAACATTGCACCGGCAAAACGCTGTACGTGGATTGGCCCGGCTGGGCAGGGCGTGCGCAACAAGAAGGTAGTGGTGCTGCCGCGATGTTGCGTTTCAGTAGCGACAAAACCAGTTATCAGGTCGGCGAAACCGCGCAAATCCAATTGCCGGAAGCGCAAGCCGGACGTGCCTTGTTCAGCGTTGAAACCAGCAGCCAGATTCTGGAACAACGCTGGATCGACTTTGACGGCAAACGCACCCAAATTCCGTTGCCGATTACCGCGAACATGGCACCGAATGCCTACGTCAGCGTGACCTTGTTGCAAGCGCACCAGAACAAGCAGAATGACCGCCCGATTCGCTTGTACGGCATCATTCCGCTATTGATCGAAGACCCGGCAACCAAGCTACAACCCGTGCTGAAAGCAGCTGAAGAATGGCAGCCGGAAAGCACCCAAACCTTCAGCATCACTGAGCAATCCGGTCGCGCAATGGATTACACCCTTGCGGTGGTCGATGAAGGTTTGCTCGGTTTGACCCGCTTTAGCGCACCCGATTTGCACAAAACCTTCTACCGCAAAGAAGCACTAGGGATAAAAACTTGGGACTTGTTTGACAGCGTAATTGGCGCATACAGCGGTAATCTGGAACGCATTCTCGCCATCGGTGGTGGCGACGAAGCGCAAATTGACGATGCTGCCAATAAGCCGAAACGCTTCCCGCCGGTAGTGCGTTTCCTCGGCGCGTTCCATCTGGAAGCAGGGCAAACCAAGGAGCACAGCGTTGAATTGCCGTCCTACCTCGGCGCGGTACGCATTATGGCGGTCGCCTCCGACGGCACGGCTTACGGCAAAGCGGAACAGCCGGTATTCGTGCGCCAACCGCTGATGTTGCTGTCATCCTTGCCGCGCACTTTGAAAGTCGGCGAACGCATCGAAGTACCGTTAACCCTGTTCGTGTCCGACCCAGCGGTGAAATCGGTGCAAGTGAAGCTGGAAGCCGACAGCGCATTTGCCAGCGTTGGCCCCGCACTCACCATACCGTTCACGCAAACCGGCGAAAAGGTCGTGACCCTGTTCCTCAAAGCAGGCGACAAGCCAATGCAGGGCAAGCTGAAATTCACCGCCACCAGCGGCAAACTCAGCAGCAGCCACGAGGTAAATCTGCAAGTGCAAGCCCCGAACTTGCCCAGCCTGCGCACGGTAAATACCACGCTCGAACCCAAAGCGGACTGGAAGGAAACCATCACTCCGCACGGCATGGTAGGCACAAACCAAAGCACGTTGGAACTGTCCAGCCTGCCCAACCTGAATCTGGCGCAACATCTGGATTACTTGGTCAACTACCCGCACGGCTGTTTGGAGCAAACCACTTCATCGGTGTTCCCGCAGTTATACTTACCCAAACTGCTCAAACTTGACTCCGAACGCCAAAAACAGGTGGAACACCACATCAAACGCGCCATCGCCAAACTGGGCGATTTCCAAAGCAGCAATGGCAATTTGATGTACTGGCCGGGTTCGACCGAAGTCAACGATTGGGCCAGCATTTACACAGGGCATTTCCTGATTGAAGCGCAAAAGCAAGGCTACAGCGTGCCACTCGGCTTGCTCACCGCATGGCAAGCGTATCAGGCAAAACAGGCACAAGACTGGACGGCAGGCAGCGGTGAAGACACCAGTTCCACCCAAGCTTATCGTTTGTACGTGCTGGCAACCGCAGGCAAACCGCAATTGGGTGCTATGAACCGGTTGCGCGAATCCGGCAAAGCCAATCCGCAAGCCCGCTGGTTACTCGCCGCCGGGTATTTGCTGGCAGGCCAAGCCGAAGCCGCGCAGCAAACCACACAAGGTTTGGTTGCAACTGAGCTGAACACCGCGCTTTCCGAGCAAACCTTCAGCCAGAAACTGGGGCAACTCGGCTTGCAACTGGAAACCTTGCTGGCACTGAAAAAAGTGCAGGATGCGGAATTGGTGGTGCAACAAATCGCCGCAGAATTGGGTGCAGGCACTAATCACAATACCCACGATCTGAGCTGGGCATTGCTGTCGGTAGCGCATTACCTCAGCAGCAGCCAGCAACCACTGGCGGTGCAATACACGCTCGATCAAGGCACGGCAATGCCACTGAACAGCGCACAACCGTTGCTCAGTCAATTGCTGAATGCGCAAGATGCAGCGTTCCAGCTTGCTCTCCGCAATGACGGCGACCGCAAGCTCTACGCCAGCGTGACCCAGCGCGGCACTGCTCCAGCAGGCAATGAACAGGCGGAAGCGCAAGGCATTGACTTGCAAGCAACCTTGCTCGACAAGCAAGGCAACACAGTGTGGGATACCACGACGGCAACTGGCACATCCACCTTGCCATTGCAACAAGGGCAGGATTACGACCTGACTGTGATCGTCACCAACCCCGGTACGGCGGCAATCAAGCACGTAGCCCTGTCCACCTTGCTACCTTCCGGTATGGAAATTGGTACGGCGAGTACGGATAAACCCGCTGGCATTACCCATCAGGACGTGCGCGATGATCGGGTATTGAGCTATTTCGATCTGGCAGCGGGTGAAACCAAAACGGTCAGTGTCAAACTCAATGCCGCGTTCTTGGGCGAGTTCTACTTCCCGGCGATTAGCGGCGAAGCGATGTATCAGCCTGCGGTGCGAGCGCGGACGGCGGATTTGGCGGTGAAGATTATGAAGGTTGTGCCGGTTGCTGCCACAGAACCCCTCACCCCCTAA
- the fba gene encoding class II fructose-bisphosphate aldolase (catalyzes the reversible aldol condensation of dihydroxyacetonephosphate and glyceraldehyde 3-phosphate in the Calvin cycle, glycolysis, and/or gluconeogenesis) produces MALISLRQLLDHAAENSYGMPAFNVNNMEQIHAIMQAADACNSPVILQGSAGARSYAGEPFLRHLVQAAIEMYPHIPVVMHQDHGAEPAVCFRSIQSGFSSVMMDGSLMADAKTPSSYEYNVETTRKVVELAHACGVSVEGELGCLGSLETGMMGEEDGHGAEGVLDHSMLLTDPEEAADFVSKTGVDALAIAIGTSHGAYKFTKKPTGNVLRIDRVKEIHARIPTVHLVMHGSSSVPEDWLEIINNYGGDMGQTYGVPVSEIVEGIKHGVRKVNIDTDLRMASTGAIRKHLHDNKSNFDPRKFLKESTAAMKGICQARFEAFGCAGQASKIKPISLETMFGMYKAGKLDPKVS; encoded by the coding sequence ATGGCTTTGATTTCTTTGCGTCAATTACTGGATCACGCGGCTGAAAACAGCTACGGGATGCCAGCGTTCAACGTTAACAACATGGAGCAAATCCACGCCATCATGCAAGCGGCTGATGCGTGCAACTCTCCTGTTATCCTGCAAGGTTCTGCCGGTGCGCGTTCTTACGCGGGCGAACCGTTCCTGCGTCACTTGGTACAAGCGGCTATCGAAATGTACCCGCACATCCCGGTGGTTATGCACCAAGACCACGGTGCTGAGCCAGCGGTTTGCTTCCGTTCTATCCAGTCCGGCTTCTCATCTGTGATGATGGATGGCTCGTTGATGGCGGATGCCAAAACCCCGTCCAGCTACGAATACAACGTTGAAACCACTCGTAAAGTGGTTGAACTGGCGCACGCTTGCGGCGTTTCTGTGGAAGGCGAGTTGGGTTGCTTGGGTTCACTCGAAACCGGCATGATGGGTGAAGAAGACGGTCACGGTGCAGAAGGCGTGTTGGATCATTCCATGCTGTTGACTGACCCAGAAGAAGCGGCTGACTTCGTAAGCAAAACCGGCGTTGACGCGCTGGCGATTGCGATTGGTACTTCCCACGGTGCATACAAATTCACCAAGAAGCCTACCGGCAACGTATTGCGTATCGACCGTGTGAAAGAAATTCACGCTCGCATTCCTACCGTTCACTTGGTTATGCACGGCTCTTCTTCTGTACCGGAAGATTGGCTCGAAATCATCAACAACTACGGCGGCGACATGGGTCAAACCTACGGCGTACCGGTTTCTGAAATCGTCGAAGGCATCAAGCACGGTGTGCGTAAAGTTAACATCGACACGGATCTGCGCATGGCATCGACGGGTGCCATTCGTAAGCACTTGCACGACAACAAGTCTAACTTTGACCCACGTAAGTTCTTGAAAGAATCCACCGCAGCGATGAAAGGCATTTGCCAAGCGCGTTTTGAAGCGTTCGGTTGTGCCGGTCAAGCCAGCAAGATCAAGCCGATCTCACTGGAAACCATGTTTGGCATGTACAAAGCTGGCAAGCTCGACCCGAAAGTGTCTTAA
- the pbpC gene encoding penicillin-binding protein 1C yields MSWWYFYSLPPTLFATTHSHLLLDRDGKLLSAHIAADGQWRFPELESVPDKFATALVQFEDKRFWQHSGVDFLALARATYDNLREQRVVSGASTLSMQVIRLSRGNPSRTLSEKGVELFRAWRLESRYSKDDILKRYASHAPFGGNVVGLEAAAWRYFARNPEQLSWAESAMLAVLPNNPALIHPGRNRERLLAKRNHLLNKLFTQNILSKLEYDLAIAEPLPEAPHRLPHLAPHLLDTLAAKNPGGQRFRTTLDAGLQQQLNTLAQRSGEQLALEGVQNLAILVLDNRTFEVKAYVGNRPMETQREQGHAIDMIQRPRSSGSTLKPLLFADMMEQGLIVPDSLVADVPVNYSGFTPQNYNRHYHGAVSAREALARSLNIPMVNMLSVRGVEPFLMQLRQLGFSHVQRSARDYGLSLILGGAETSLWDLGVAYANLANRAMQDQQHQQTFWQQGRILQSQPANSSRIATLSTATAWLTLDSLLEVARPGDDGYWEKFSSSRKVAWKTGTSYGQRDAWAIGTTPDYTVGVWVGNANGVGRAGLTGTQSAAPILFNTFSLLPPNRSWFQRPDWQMSQVEVCRDDGYLSNGVCDTKTVSVPLSSHFARITPYHQRIHLDASGQWRVTSECEAVANMQTRNWFVLPPDQADYYQQFHADYQPLPPWREDCHGSDSGQGETLSVVYPQDNTQIYLPRELDGKLGETVFRAVPAHPETLLYWHLDNQFLGTTQTFHQQAVQPTAGKHRLVVVDEAGNRVQTDFEVLITTQ; encoded by the coding sequence GTGAGTTGGTGGTATTTCTACAGCCTCCCCCCCACACTCTTCGCCACCACCCACTCACACTTGCTGCTAGACCGCGACGGCAAGCTGCTGAGTGCGCACATTGCCGCCGATGGGCAATGGCGTTTCCCCGAACTCGAAAGCGTGCCGGACAAATTCGCCACCGCCCTAGTCCAGTTTGAAGACAAGCGTTTTTGGCAACACAGCGGTGTGGATTTCCTTGCGCTTGCTCGCGCCACCTACGACAACCTGCGTGAACAGCGCGTGGTCAGCGGTGCAAGCACCTTAAGTATGCAAGTCATCCGCCTCTCACGCGGCAATCCATCACGCACCCTGAGCGAAAAAGGCGTGGAACTGTTCCGCGCATGGCGACTGGAAAGCCGTTACAGCAAGGATGACATTCTCAAACGTTATGCTAGTCACGCTCCTTTCGGTGGCAATGTAGTGGGTTTGGAGGCAGCAGCTTGGCGTTACTTTGCGCGTAACCCCGAACAATTGTCGTGGGCAGAAAGTGCGATGCTGGCGGTGTTGCCCAATAACCCTGCACTGATTCACCCCGGACGCAACCGCGAACGCTTGCTGGCAAAACGCAATCACCTACTCAACAAGCTGTTCACCCAAAATATTTTATCGAAACTGGAATACGATCTCGCCATTGCCGAACCCTTGCCCGAAGCACCGCACCGCTTGCCTCACCTTGCGCCGCATTTGTTGGATACACTTGCAGCCAAAAATCCCGGTGGGCAACGTTTTCGCACCACGCTGGATGCGGGTTTGCAGCAGCAACTTAACACGCTGGCGCAACGCAGCGGCGAACAACTGGCACTGGAAGGCGTGCAAAATCTGGCCATTCTGGTACTGGATAACCGTACCTTTGAGGTGAAAGCGTATGTTGGTAATCGCCCAATGGAGACGCAGCGTGAGCAAGGTCATGCGATTGACATGATCCAGCGTCCGCGCAGTAGCGGCAGTACCCTGAAACCGTTGTTGTTTGCCGACATGATGGAGCAAGGGCTGATCGTGCCGGATTCGCTGGTGGCAGATGTACCGGTGAATTACAGCGGTTTTACCCCGCAAAATTACAACCGTCATTACCACGGCGCGGTGAGTGCGCGGGAGGCTTTGGCACGGTCGCTGAATATTCCAATGGTAAATATGCTCAGTGTACGCGGGGTCGAGCCATTTTTGATGCAATTACGTCAACTGGGGTTTAGCCATGTACAGCGTTCGGCGCGGGATTACGGCTTAAGCCTGATTTTGGGCGGGGCGGAAACCTCGTTGTGGGATTTAGGCGTGGCTTACGCCAACCTCGCCAACCGTGCAATGCAAGATCAGCAACACCAGCAAACCTTCTGGCAACAGGGGCGGATATTGCAAAGCCAACCTGCCAACAGCTCGCGGATTGCCACGCTTTCCACGGCTACCGCATGGCTGACGCTGGATTCGTTGCTGGAAGTTGCTCGCCCCGGCGATGACGGTTACTGGGAGAAATTCAGCAGCAGCCGCAAAGTGGCGTGGAAAACCGGCACCAGTTACGGACAACGCGATGCTTGGGCGATTGGCACTACCCCGGATTACACCGTGGGCGTGTGGGTCGGCAATGCGAATGGGGTGGGGCGGGCAGGTTTGACCGGAACGCAAAGTGCCGCGCCGATTTTATTCAATACGTTTAGCCTGTTGCCGCCGAATCGGAGCTGGTTTCAACGCCCTGACTGGCAAATGTCACAGGTGGAGGTGTGCCGTGATGATGGTTACTTGAGTAATGGTGTGTGTGACACCAAAACGGTATCCGTGCCATTGAGCAGCCACTTTGCGCGGATTACGCCTTACCATCAGCGTATCCATCTTGACGCTAGCGGGCAATGGCGCGTTACCAGCGAGTGCGAGGCGGTGGCGAACATGCAAACCCGCAACTGGTTTGTGTTGCCGCCGGATCAGGCGGATTATTACCAGCAATTTCATGCCGATTACCAGCCGTTACCACCCTGGCGGGAGGATTGTCACGGCAGTGATAGCGGGCAAGGTGAAACCCTGAGCGTGGTTTACCCGCAAGACAATACGCAGATTTATTTGCCGCGTGAACTGGATGGCAAGCTGGGGGAAACGGTGTTCCGTGCCGTGCCTGCGCACCCTGAAACCTTGCTGTATTGGCATTTGGATAATCAGTTTTTGGGCACAACGCAAACGTTTCATCAGCAAGCGGTGCAGCCCACAGCCGGTAAGCACCGTTTAGTGGTGGTCGATGAGGCAGGGAATCGGGTACAGACGGACTTTGAAGTGTTAATAACCACGCAATAA
- the pyk gene encoding pyruvate kinase: MRRTKIVATMGPATDTPEAIEAIIRAGVDVVRMNFSHGTHAEHAARAALVRELAHKAGRIVGILGDLQGPKLRIARFKDGKITLKAGDAFILDAELASDAGTQERVGLGYKELVNDVKAGDELWLDDGRIVLEIVEVKGSEIHTRAINGGILSNNKGLNRRGGGLSAEALTEKDKEDIAAAASIGVDFLAVSFPRSAADIHEARRLALEAGCKAAIVAKMERAETMEPTIRDEIILASDVIMIARGDLGVEIGDAKLPEAQKCLISRARSLNRVVITATQMMETMTDNPIPTRAEVFDVANAVMDGTDAVMLSGETATGKHPALVVKTMAAICEEAENSIQTRRSRHRMEDRFVRIDEGIAMATMYTANHMGVRAIATLTESGATPLWMSRIRSGIPIYAIISNDEAARRVSMYRGVYPVKLHEPLKDPKIANRQAVELMLEEGIVENGDLVIITKGDLMGSKGGTNQLKILRVGEHENG; encoded by the coding sequence TTGAGAAGGACAAAAATTGTAGCGACCATGGGGCCTGCTACCGATACGCCGGAAGCTATTGAAGCCATCATTCGGGCGGGTGTGGACGTGGTGCGAATGAATTTCTCGCACGGTACACATGCAGAACATGCAGCACGAGCAGCTTTGGTGCGTGAGTTGGCACACAAAGCGGGGCGCATTGTCGGAATTCTCGGCGACCTGCAAGGCCCTAAATTACGCATTGCTCGTTTCAAAGACGGTAAAATTACTCTGAAAGCAGGTGATGCCTTCATTTTGGACGCAGAGCTTGCTAGCGATGCCGGAACTCAAGAGCGCGTTGGCCTTGGCTACAAAGAATTGGTCAATGACGTGAAAGCCGGAGATGAACTCTGGTTGGATGATGGGCGCATTGTGTTGGAAATCGTTGAGGTGAAAGGGTCGGAAATCCATACCCGTGCCATCAACGGTGGCATTCTTTCCAACAATAAGGGCTTGAATCGGCGTGGCGGTGGCTTGAGTGCCGAAGCTTTGACCGAAAAAGACAAGGAGGATATTGCCGCTGCCGCCAGTATTGGTGTGGATTTTCTGGCAGTATCGTTCCCACGTTCTGCCGCTGACATTCATGAAGCTCGCCGTTTAGCATTGGAAGCCGGTTGCAAAGCCGCTATCGTTGCCAAAATGGAACGTGCTGAGACGATGGAACCCACTATTCGTGATGAAATCATTCTTGCCTCTGACGTGATTATGATTGCTCGCGGTGATTTAGGCGTGGAAATCGGCGATGCTAAGTTACCGGAAGCGCAAAAGTGTTTAATCAGTAGGGCACGGAGTCTGAATCGCGTTGTCATTACGGCGACACAAATGATGGAAACCATGACCGACAATCCGATCCCCACACGGGCGGAAGTTTTCGACGTGGCAAACGCGGTCATGGATGGTACGGATGCCGTTATGTTGTCCGGTGAAACGGCCACTGGCAAACATCCCGCACTCGTGGTGAAAACGATGGCGGCGATTTGTGAGGAAGCAGAAAACTCCATTCAAACTCGTCGTTCGCGTCATCGAATGGAAGATCGTTTCGTGCGCATTGACGAAGGTATTGCAATGGCCACCATGTATACCGCTAATCACATGGGTGTAAGAGCCATTGCCACTTTGACCGAATCCGGTGCTACTCCATTATGGATGTCACGGATTCGTTCCGGTATCCCGATTTACGCGATTATCTCCAATGATGAAGCAGCACGGCGAGTGAGCATGTATCGCGGAGTTTATCCGGTGAAATTGCATGAGCCACTAAAAGACCCGAAAATAGCCAATCGTCAGGCTGTCGAGTTGATGCTTGAAGAAGGCATTGTCGAAAACGGTGATCTGGTCATTATTACCAAAGGCGATCTGATGGGGTCGAAAGGCGGCACCAATCAGCTCAAGATTCTGCGTGTCGGTGAGCACGAAAACGGCTAA